One genomic window of Rhizomicrobium sp. includes the following:
- a CDS encoding DHA2 family efflux MFS transporter permease subunit gives MSGPGAAAPAPLKGGQLAITAIALAMGTFMQVLDTTIANVSLPTIAGNLGTSTDQGTWVITSFAVANGVAVPMTGWLMGRFGVVRTFVFAVFGFTIASFLCGIAWSLNALIAFRILQGAVSGPMIPGSQALLIAIFPSDKRSTALGIWSVTTLVAPIVGPIMGGYISDNIHWSWIFLINVPIGLVAGFLCWTNLSNRETPTRNLPIDTVGLTLLVIWVGALQIMLDTGKDADWFSSTAIIAEAIIAAIAFAAFVIWELTDMHPVVELKLFRNRNFALGTIAFCLGYAVFFANILLLPLWLQTNLGYTATWAGLVAAPSGVVAVLLTPIAARFMSRVDARIMATLAFVAYAASYFMRSGLTADAGFWDFVLPLLVQGVAMSMFFVTMVTLSLDGVAPDRIPSASGISNFARITAGGFAASITTTMWDRREAFHQARLADSSSAYNPIMQQAMDRLHGFGFTDPQAYALLARTLTNQAYLLASDDLFWISGWFCVAMIGVVWLARRSVSGGGAPVSAE, from the coding sequence ATGAGCGGGCCGGGCGCGGCGGCGCCGGCCCCGCTCAAGGGCGGCCAACTCGCGATCACCGCCATCGCGCTGGCGATGGGCACCTTCATGCAGGTGCTCGACACCACCATCGCGAACGTCTCGCTGCCCACCATCGCGGGCAATCTGGGTACCTCGACCGACCAGGGCACCTGGGTGATCACCTCCTTCGCGGTGGCGAACGGCGTCGCGGTGCCGATGACCGGCTGGCTGATGGGCCGCTTCGGCGTGGTGCGGACCTTCGTGTTCGCGGTGTTCGGCTTCACCATCGCCTCGTTCCTGTGCGGCATCGCCTGGAGCCTGAACGCGCTGATCGCGTTCCGCATCCTGCAGGGCGCGGTGTCGGGGCCGATGATTCCCGGATCGCAGGCGCTGCTGATCGCGATCTTCCCGTCCGACAAGCGCTCGACGGCGCTGGGCATCTGGTCGGTCACGACGCTGGTGGCGCCGATCGTGGGGCCGATCATGGGCGGCTACATCTCGGACAATATCCACTGGAGCTGGATCTTCCTGATCAACGTGCCCATCGGGCTGGTGGCGGGTTTTCTGTGCTGGACCAATCTTTCGAACCGCGAGACGCCGACGCGCAACCTGCCGATCGACACGGTCGGGCTGACGCTGCTGGTGATATGGGTCGGCGCGCTGCAGATCATGCTCGACACCGGCAAGGACGCCGACTGGTTCTCCTCCACCGCCATCATCGCGGAAGCGATCATCGCGGCCATTGCCTTCGCCGCCTTCGTGATCTGGGAGCTGACCGACATGCATCCGGTGGTCGAGCTCAAGCTGTTCCGGAACCGGAATTTCGCGCTCGGCACGATCGCGTTCTGCCTCGGCTATGCCGTGTTCTTCGCCAATATCCTTTTGCTGCCGCTCTGGCTGCAGACCAATCTCGGCTACACCGCGACCTGGGCCGGCCTGGTGGCGGCGCCGAGCGGCGTGGTCGCGGTGCTGCTGACGCCCATCGCGGCGCGCTTCATGTCGCGGGTGGACGCGAGGATCATGGCGACCCTCGCCTTCGTCGCCTATGCGGCGTCGTATTTCATGCGCTCGGGCCTCACCGCCGATGCCGGATTCTGGGACTTCGTCCTGCCGCTGCTCGTGCAGGGCGTTGCCATGAGCATGTTCTTCGTGACCATGGTCACGCTCTCGCTGGACGGCGTGGCGCCGGATCGCATTCCCTCGGCCTCCGGCATCTCCAATTTCGCGCGCATCACGGCGGGCGGTTTCGCCGCCTCGATCACCACCACGATGTGGGACCGCCGCGAGGCGTTCCACCAGGCCCGCCTCGCCGATTCATCGAGCGCCTACAATCCGATCATGCAGCAGGCGATGGACCGGCTGCACGGTTTCGGCTTCACCGATCCGCAGGCCTATGCGTTGCTCGCGCGAACGCTCACCAACCAGGCCTATCTCCTGGCGAGCGACGATCTGTTCTGGATTTCGGGCTGGTTCTGCGTCGCGATGATCGGCGTCGTCTGGCTGGCGCGCCGCTCGGTCAGCGGCGGCGGTGCGCCGGTGAGCGCGGAATGA